GCGTCAGGTGGACGTGTCAGGGCTACAGGTGAACACAAGTGGCCTGGAATACCTGTGCAAGCAGCTGAGAGGACAGaggctgcagaggctgcagctgcagcacatgAACCTTACATCAATGCCCAAAAGGGCTCTGGCCGAGTGTCCGGTGCTGGGTGCCCTGGATGTGTCTGGCAACCGGCTGCGGCATTTGGGCTGCATAGGGCAGCTGCTGAACCCGAAGCAGCATGCAGCACTGCGTGAGCTGGTGGCTGAGCACAACTTGCTGCAGCGACTGCCATCGTGCAAAGGGACCCCAGTTCTGAAGCAGCTGCACAATGTGTCCCTGCGCTTCAACCGCATCTTAGTGGCCGGTGCGGGTGCTTTTGACAATGCACCAGCACTGCGGCAGCTGCGGCTGGATGTGAACGGGCTGGCACGGCTGCACCGCGCAGCGCTGCGTGGACTCCGCAACCTGAGGCACCTGCGCCTTGACAACAACCTGCTCACTGACCTCCTGCCCGGCTCCTTTGCTGACCTGCACCAGTTGGAAGACCTCAACCTGCGCAACAACCGTGTGGCCGTGCTCTTCCCTGGCGCCTTCAAGGGGCTTGACCGCCTGCAGACCCTTGACCTGGGCAGGAACAACTTGCGGCACTTGGCAGCCAAGGCATTTCAGGGCCTCCCGCGGCTTTGCCGGCTTTACCTGGACCGCAACCGGCTGCTGGAGGTGAGGGTGGCCGCATTCCAGCCGGTGCAGGTGACACTGGGCGTGCTGGACCTGCGTGCCAATGGGCTGCGCTACCTGAGCCGACACCTGCGGCAGCTGCCACCTTTCCGCTACCTACATAACCTCTATGACCTgaagctgcaggcacagcagccatATGGGATGCGTGTGGTCCCACAACGCTTCTTCCAGGGCCTCAGTGCCTTGCGCTCACTCTACCTGTCACAGAACTCGCTCTCGGCCATCCCTGCTGATGCCTTCGAtgacctggcacagctgcagtacCTGACACTGGCTGACAGCAGTGGCGGGATGGGCCACCTGCCTGCCGGCATCTTCAAGAACCTGAGCCAACTGCGCAGCCTGAACCTGGAGAGCGCAGGACTGCGCAGCCTTGGCCCTGAGGTCTTCGGAAATCTGACACAACTGAAGGAGCTGCGCCTGGCCAAGAACGGGCTGCGTACATTGGATGTGACTCTGGCCACCCGCCTCCCCGCCCTGCGCTATCTGGACCTGCGCAAGTGCCCACTGAGTTGCAGCTGTGCCAATGCCTGGCTGCCTGCCTGGCTGGCACGTGGGCCTGTGCAGGTAGTCTATCTGTATAACTACACGTGTGGTGAGGTGGGTGGGGCCTCCGCATACCTGCACTGCTTTGACACGTGTGTGTGCTACCTGGACATGGGGCGGTACCTGTTTGCAGGGACAGCAccggctgtgctgctgctgctggtgctgccgctgctgcaCCACCGTGGGTACTGGCGGTTGCGCTaccagctgttcctgctgcGTGCCTGGGCACGTGGGCACTGGCGGCGGGAGCAGCGGCGCTACACCTATGACACCTTCGTGTCCTACAACTCTGGGGATGAGCGGTGGGTGCTGGAGGAGTTGGTGCCTGAGCTGGAGCGCGGAGCCCTGCGGCTCTGCCTGCACCACCGTGACTTTCGCCCTGGCCGCGCCATAGTGGACAACATCGTGGACGCTGTGTACAACAGCCGGCACACGGTGTGTGTGGTGAGCCGTGGGTACCTGCGCAGCGAGTGGTGCTCGCTGGAGATCCAGATGGCCAGCTATCGCCTCTTCGACGAGCTGCGCGATGTCCTTGTCCTCATCTTCCTTGAGGACATCCCCGAGGCCGAGCTCTCGGCCTTCCATCGCATGCGACGTGTGCTGCTGCGGCGCACACACCTGCGCTGgccctctgagccccctgcacagcccctcttCTGGGCAAAGCTCAGGTGTGCCCTGAGtgggggggaagaggaggaggagagggagagggggggcagggagggaagccCTGGCACATCTGGGACCCCCGGGGAAGTTCTCCCTCAGGAAAGAAACGTTCTGCCCCAGAATCACTGCTTTTTATCTGGGGAAGGTGTCCTGTGGAGTGGGGCTGATGGCagcaaggaggaagaggagaatgaGGAGAGGAAGATGGAGGACAGGGAGGGAGGCTGCCCTGACAGAACTGAGACCGCTGTGGAGGTCTCCCCTCAGAAAAGCAGTTTTCTGCCCCAGAATCACCGGCTTTTCTCTTGGGAATATGTTCTGCACAGTGGGGATGAAGGTAacaagaaggaggaggaggaggcagaggaggaggagaaaggttGCTGGGAGAGAGAGAAGCTACTCTAGAGCAACTTATCCTGGTGTAATGGGGATCCCCAGGGACATTCCCAATCAAAAACATGTGGTTTTGTCTCAAAATCCCTGGTTATCTCTCGGATAGATGGTTGTTAATTGCTGCCCCAAGATAtgcaggatgtctctgtttCGGCCCGCACGGCTTAAGAACGAGTCTGAACTCTTCAGTATTTGGTCTTcaagttgtttattaattcttatctataaaattttctttctgcccagccaaggtctgctcagcaaggcagccaaagGCACTCTGACTGCCCCTGAGGCGGTGTTGTCTTTCTATACTACGAACTACGTATAagatatttacacttaattcccaatgcctatcacctatgttagacagtgcactctaaaccaatcccaaagtgccagcatcacagcagaaaatggagaacaagaagaaaggCTAGACACACCCAAGTTcgtccatcttgtccccataacccccataccaaaaatcctaaaatctacattttcaccctgtgataatattattattattatactattcaaacctctgtgactttcaggttttcatacaaag
The genomic region above belongs to Zonotrichia albicollis isolate bZonAlb1 chromosome 37, bZonAlb1.hap1, whole genome shotgun sequence and contains:
- the LOC102071037 gene encoding uncharacterized protein LOC102071037, translated to MCTPLLVTLVTLVMVPAGVFPYGFHNCIQAPWDPGLFRCIQRFLSTVGAAVDDLPSTATSLNLSVNILRQVPPSAFAHLPRLCILDLTHNQLELLAPGAFSGLSALAHLNLAHNNISVLATGVFTGLGNLSTLRLDHNPLQKVAPRAFQALAALSTLWLRGGRLSALETVAMAVGNLTHLDLLDLCGNMLSTLGPGLPPTLRVLYLCNNSLGALSGATSAVIPPGLRVLDLSYNNISDPALLSHLCLNNLTHLHLAGNPLDVVQLLRVAGISPRQVDVSGLQVNTSGLEYLCKQLRGQRLQRLQLQHMNLTSMPKRALAECPVLGALDVSGNRLRHLGCIGQLLNPKQHAALRELVAEHNLLQRLPSCKGTPVLKQLHNVSLRFNRILVAGAGAFDNAPALRQLRLDVNGLARLHRAALRGLRNLRHLRLDNNLLTDLLPGSFADLHQLEDLNLRNNRVAVLFPGAFKGLDRLQTLDLGRNNLRHLAAKAFQGLPRLCRLYLDRNRLLEVRVAAFQPVQVTLGVLDLRANGLRYLSRHLRQLPPFRYLHNLYDLKLQAQQPYGMRVVPQRFFQGLSALRSLYLSQNSLSAIPADAFDDLAQLQYLTLADSSGGMGHLPAGIFKNLSQLRSLNLESAGLRSLGPEVFGNLTQLKELRLAKNGLRTLDVTLATRLPALRYLDLRKCPLSCSCANAWLPAWLARGPVQVVYLYNYTCGEVGGASAYLHCFDTCVCYLDMGRYLFAGTAPAVLLLLVLPLLHHRGYWRLRYQLFLLRAWARGHWRREQRRYTYDTFVSYNSGDERWVLEELVPELERGALRLCLHHRDFRPGRAIVDNIVDAVYNSRHTVCVVSRGYLRSEWCSLEIQMASYRLFDELRDVLVLIFLEDIPEAELSAFHRMRRVLLRRTHLRWPSEPPAQPLFWAKLRCALSGGEEEEERERGGREGSPGTSGTPGEVLPQERNVLPQNHCFLSGEGVLWSGADGSKEEEENEERKMEDREGGCPDRTETAVEVSPQKSSFLPQNHRLFSWEYVLHSGDEGNKKEEEEAEEEEKGCWEREKLL